One segment of Coffea arabica cultivar ET-39 chromosome 7c, Coffea Arabica ET-39 HiFi, whole genome shotgun sequence DNA contains the following:
- the LOC113699289 gene encoding uncharacterized protein — MGSLFDVIDYNQGNMAKKVVTQKRQVDGLEAPRNSLELPVETSQSFHGEDNRMFEYDVPYNWPENHFSTEAPMKKLISEEIYRKQNTKYNAPSVIARLMGVDMLPSETKPVAQTVEKKNELHAQNFCQENLLKNASIGHVPYTSKSSRHKKFNSFDSIEGMNPDRWNDNAILDKPRPREHPQEEELQKFKKEFEAWQLARMKECSKVIELDCTPSQWIAQENLNKEKMVLYANSVRKMESEKPIELNEGRMAATERDYLHNKKMKSFTGGQLESVNARKRTPSVDFKLPPLVNSGEEFDAASGPSQIVILRPCPDTMGNCEQSWASSPCISEERGSIEDFLEEVKERLKSELQGRNSKRSTSVRGGGIETPYSEKPSDPKQIAQRIAKQVRESVTRDLGMNLFRSESTRSYRSEIQFNGMGSPEFISRDTRRFLAERLRNVLKEEIQQGVPVVAQGSTRSSMLSNGRRRTEESRKVLSGKNKLRYWDGKKDESDFQSRSFRREPNDNTEIHEELSPRNLIRSLSAPVSGTSFGKLLLEDRHMVTGAQIRRKHEAFEKVTLNVKRRKKEKFNLREKVTSLKYSFTLKGRLFGRKIQSLEDQQDNKPDCVKDFLRRPSIMMSFYDRHENPTEVPPSPASVCSSVHEEYWRPAEYFSSTSVSDVASVEDGMMPNVFREIRSNLKELRRQLNELETDGSKDAINDEQPTETDIIEIEDPVEAYIRDLLLFSGLYDGSCDKALAKWDLLGRPITNQVFEEVEESHKHRNKDDEGSIKDQGEKSNHKILYDLLNEALPNVLGPPVSMSKFMRKASHPAVRPLRGRKLLNQVWQIISGYVHPPPDKSFYSLDMMVARDLQSSPWSRLMDDDVNALGKDTESQIFGDLVDEMVKDLQSNFMEEKSCACGAL; from the exons tttgaaTATGATGTGCCATACAACTGGCCTGAGAACCATTTTTCAACTGAGGCTCCAATGAAAAAGCTGATCAGTGAAGAAATATACAGAAAACAGAACACCAAATATAATGCACCGAGTGTAATAGCCCGTTTAATGGGAGTAGATATGTTACCATCAGAAACAAAACCAGTTGCACAGACagttgagaaaaagaatgaactGCATGCACAAAACTTCTGTCAAGAGAACCTTTTGAAGAATGCCTCAATTGGTCATGTTCCTTATACATCAAAGTCTTCCAGACACAAGAAGTTCAATTCTTTTGACAGTATTGAAGGAATGAATCCCGATCGATGGAATGACAATGCAATTTTGGATAAACCCAGACCTCGTGAACATCCTCAAGAGGAGGAACTACAGAAGtttaaaaaagaatttgaagcaTGGCAATTGGCAAGGATGAAGGAATGTTCTAAGGTCATCGAACTTGATTGTACTCCAAGCCAGTGGATTGCTCAGGAGAACCTCAATAAGGAAAAGATGGTTCTTTATGCAAATTCAGTTAGAAAGATGGAAAGTGAAAAGCCCATTGAACTGAATGAGGGTAGAATGGCAGCAACTGAAAGAGATTATTTACATAACAAAAAAATGAAGTCTTTTACAGGTGGGCAACTGGAGTCAGttaatgcaaggaaaagaacaCCTAGTGTGGATTTTAAGCTGCCTCCTCTAGTGAATTCTGGTGAGGAATTTGATGCTGCCTCTGGACCCTCACAAATTGTGATTCTGAGGCCTTGTCCTGATACAATGGGCAATTGTGAACAGTCTTGGGCAAGTTCTCCATGTATTTCAGAAGAGCGGGGTAGTATAGAAGATTTTCTTGAGGAGGTCAAGGAAAGGCTGAAATCTGAGCTGCAAGGTAGAAATTCTAAAAGAAGCACTAGTGTCAGAGGAGGGGGAATCGAAACACCATATAGCGAAAAGCCATCAGATCCTAAACAGATAGCTCAACGCATAGCAAAACAGGTCAGAGAAAGTGTTACTAGGGACCTTGGAATGAACTTATTTCGCTCAGAATCTACAAGGTCTTATAGAAGTGAAATTCAGTTCAATGGAATGGGTTCTCCTGAGTTCATTAGCAGAGACACAAGAAGATTCTTGGCAGAAAGGTTGAGAAATGTTCTGAAGGAAGAAATTCAACAAGGTGTACCTGTTGTTGCTCAAGGAAGCACAAGATCATCAATGTTGAGTAATGGAAGGAGAAGAACAgaagaatcaagaaaagtctTGAGTGGAAAAAATAAATTGAGGTATTGGGATGGCAAGAAAGATGAATCAGATTTTCAAAGCAGATCTTTCAGACGGGAGCCCAATGACAATACAGAGATCCATGAGGAATTATCTCCAAGGAACCTCATTAGATCTTTGTCTGCCCCAGTATCGGGAACATCATTTGGGAAGCTGCTCCTTGAGGACCGGCATATGGTGACTGGGGCTCAGATCAGAAGAAAGCATGAAGCATTCGAAAAGGTGACATTGAACgtgaaaaggagaaaaaaggaaaagttcaATCTCCGAGAAAAAGTTACTAGTCTCAAATACAGTTTTACACTTAAAGGTAGGCTCTTTGGTAGAAAGATCCAATCCTTAGAGGATCAACAGGATAATAAACCGGATTGTGTGAAAGATTTCTTGAGGCGGCCAAGCATCATGATGAGCTTTTATGATAGACAT GAAAATCCTACCGAGGTGCCTCCAAGTCCTGCATCTGTGTGCAGCAGTGTTCATGAAGAGTACTGGAGGCCAGCAGAGTATTTTAGCTCAACATCAGTATCAGATGTAGCATCGGTAGAGGATGGCATGATGCCAAACGTTTTTAGAGAGATCAGATCGAACTTAAAAG AGCTAAGGAGGCAATTGAATGAACTCGAAACTGATGGTTCCAAGGATGCCATCAATGATGAGCAGCCAACGGAAACTGATATCATTGAGATTGAAGACCCAGTGGAAGCATATATTAGAGATTTGCTTCTCTTTTCCGGTTTGTATGATGGTTCATGTGATAAAGCGTTAGCAAAATGGGACCTACTGGGAAGGCCTATCACCAATCAGGTATTTGAAGAAGTGGAAGAATCTCACAAACATAGGAATAAGGATGATGAAGGGTCCATTAAGGATCAAGGTGAGAAGTCAAATCATAAAATACTGTATGATTTGTTGAATGAAGCACTTCCAAATGTACTTGGACCACCTGTGTCAATGTCTAAATTCATGAGAAAGGCCAGTCATCCTGCCGTGCGGCCATTACGTGGAAGGAAGTTATTGAATCAAGTGTGGCAAATTATCAGTGGTTATGTACATCCCCCACCAGACAAATCTTTTTATTCTCTTGATATGATGGTTGCACGAGATCTGCAGTCCTCTCCATGGTCTAGATTAATGGATGATGATGTCAATGCTCTAGGAAAGGATACGGAATCTCAGATTTTTGGAGATCTAGTTGATGAAATGGTCAAGGATTTACAGTCCAATTTTATGGAAGAAAAATCCTGTGCATGTGGAGCCTTGTGA